A single Denticeps clupeoides chromosome 7, fDenClu1.1, whole genome shotgun sequence DNA region contains:
- the trpm4a gene encoding transient receptor potential cation channel subfamily M member 4a isoform X1: MLLVAQNFASQHFRRPPAAAFRSYFTFRACWNRVTPSCPCTCCFVRLALSSGALCQCGGKREAHGSMATGDNFGAAIMTQWDSAHHTSEEPTDAFGELEFAGEGWRHSPFVRLSSESPPRAVYELLTDHWAISPPNLVVSVVGGEGQEKVKSWVRDVLRQGLVRAAQSTGAWILSGGLREGVGQCIGEAVRDHATAASSIFQNKVVTVGVAPWGMVLNRHQLVNPQGSFPARYHAQHSSPDFCSLDKNYQAFLLVDDGTVGHRGGETAFRVRLEEYISNQRTGMWDCGNIEIPVLCMLVSGDCCTLKRVDMSLRKNTPWLVLAGSGLAADLICDVLDNLSDETTEGDSAEVSSAELREGVKDRVRRHFPSDAKLEKLVDRVISIYQNRDLITVFNGEQEGADDFDTVLLRALVKASRRLSSDASDATEYIEELKLAVAWNKVDFAKSELFSGDIQWHYSDLEDCMADALVNDKPQFVRLFVENGLNILDYLNYGRLEKLYGSLSQNTLVYSLMQQWLEERHVGDGVPTQGSLDGSSVKVPTSPVTKSCRQPGLYEVSQLLLAVLGDVCQPFYYTPLGLQRNMSARKVQKHLGKLLRSDCPYRNVLCDYPWASLFIWATLQNRRDMAIYFWEMAGESVLGALTACKILRELSKLETETETKLSMKELAQTFENLAHDVFSDCYKSDEALTFTLLVKKSKVWGGATCLQMATAADARLFFSHDGVQALLSQIWWGDIKRTTEVWKFILSFFFPPLIYSSLLCFREQEKVTDDQNPDAEQNHSVDKEGSVAVSLDPMRSDEEHEETHALKSAVRGYTSATKKRPFLLHRWRQFWFAPVTSFLGNVLMYFLFLFLFAYVLLIDFSPPPPHGPSVAELVLYFWVFTLVCEEIRQVHHTIFLGDSTNLFQGLKKYIQDIWNKCDLTAILLFTLAVICRMFPGTYDFGRSVFCIDYMVFTLRLIHIFAVNKQLGPKIIIVGKMVKDVFFFLFFLGVWLMAYGVANQALIYSYDPRPNWIFRRVFYRPYLQIYGQIAVHEIDADKREEKECTDNTTLIWQGAEPCPKTDANWLVVILLSIYLLVTNILLVNLLIAMFSYTFNKVQEHSDTYWKFQRYNLIAEYHSRPCLAPPFIIISHLRLFIKRHILRVSSKKIRHFVLEISSKEESRLNTWEAVLKENLLSIQSKKKRDSDTERLKRTSTKVDGVLKQMAEIREHDRRLRLLESEVEYCSSALAWIVDSLSQSNLIKPAYPPPTRRESGLSASTPAS; the protein is encoded by the exons ATGCTTCTTGTTGCTCAGAATTTTGCTTCCCAGCATTTCAGACGCCCTCCGGCAGCAGCCTTCCGCTCATACTTTACATTCAGGGCCTGTTGGAACCGTGTCACGCCGTCATGTCCCTGCACGTGTTGTTTTGTGCGTCTCGCTCTCAGCAGCGGGGCCCTCTGCCAGTGCGGCGGGAAGCGGGAGGCGCACggctccatggcaacaggcGACAATTTCGGGGCGGCCATCATGACCCAGTGGGACAGCGCCCACCACACCTCAGAGGAGCCCACCGACGCGTTCGGGGAGCTGGAGTTCGCCGGAGAGGGATGGAGGCACAGTCCT TTTGTGCGTCTGTCAAGCGAGTCGCCGCCCAGGGCCGTCTACGAATTGCTGACGGACCACTGGGCCATCTCGCCCCCGAACCTGGTGGTGTCAGTGGTGGGCGGAGAGGGCCAGGAGAAGGTGAAGTCCTGGGTTCGAGATGTGCTGAGGCAGGGACTGGTCCGAGCGGCACAGAGCACAG gcGCATGGATTCTGTCAGGGGGGCTGCGAGAAGGGGTGGGTCAGTGTATTGGGGAGGCTGTCCGGGATCATGCAACGGCCGCCTCCTCCATCTTTCAGAACAAGGTGGTGACTGTGGGCGTGGCCCCCTGGGGCATGGTGTTAAACAGACATCAGCTGGTTAATCCCCAg GGCAGCTTCCCCGCGCGATACCACGCCCAGCACTCATCACCCGACTTCTGCTCCCTGGACAAGAACTACCAGGCCTTCCTGCTGGTGGACGATGGCACTGTGGGTCACAGGGGGGGTGAGACGGCTTTCAGGGTCCGCCTGGAGGAATACATATCCAACCAACGCACCGGCATGTGGG ATTGTGGCAACATCGAGATCCCGGTTTTGTGCATGCTGGTCTCTGGAGACTGCTGCACATTAAAG AGAGTGGACATGTCCTTGCGTAAGAACACCCCATGGCTGGTTCTTGCCGGTTCCGGCCTGGCAGCAGACCTGATCTGTGATGTTCTGGACAACCTGTCGGACGAGACGACTGAGGGGGACAGTGCCGAGGTGTCCAGTGCTGAGCTGAGGGAAGGCGTGAAGGACAGGGTTCGCAGACATTTCCCCAGTGACGCCAAGCTGGAAAAACTTGTGGACAGG GTGATCAGCATCTACCAGAACCGGGATCTGATCACAGTTTTCAACGGAGAACAGGAGGGGGCAGATGACTTTGACACCGTTCTCCTGAGAGCCCTGGTCAAAG CCAGCAGACGTCTCTCCAGTGACGCCAGCGATGCCACTGAGTACATCGAGGAGCTGAAACTGGCCGTGGCCTGGAACAAGGTGGACTTTGCGAAGAGCGAGCTCTTCAGTGGAGACATCCAGTGGCAC TATAGCGATCTTGAGGACTGCATGGCTGACGCCCTGGTGAACGACAAGCCCCAGTTCGTCCGGCTCTTTGTGGAGAACGGCCTGAACATCCTGGACTATCTGAACTACGGGCGCCTGGAGAAGCTGTATGGGTCCCTGTCTCAAAACACGCTGGTCTACAGCCTCATGCAGCAGTGGCTGGAGGAGCGGCATGTGGGGGACGGTGTCCCGACTCAGGGGTCGCTCGATGGAAGCTCTGTGAAGGTTCCCACCAGCCCCGTGACCAAGTCCTGCAGGCAGCCGGGCCTGTACGAG GTGTCCCAGTTGTTGCTGGCTGTTCTGGGCGATGTGTGTCAGCCATTTTATTACACCCCCCTCGGCCTGCAGCGCAACATGAGCGCCAGGAAGGTGCAGAAG CATTTAGGCAAGCTGCTGAGGTCTGACTGCCCGTACAGGAACGTTCTCTGCGACTACCCCTGGGCGTCCCTGTTTATCTGGGCCACTCTGCAGAACCGGCGGGACATGGCCATCTACTTCTGGGAGATG GCCGGGGAGTCTGTGCTTGGAGCGCTCACCGCCTGTAAGATTCTGAGGGAGCTCTCCAAGCTCGAGACCGAGACGGAGACCAAGCTCTCCATGAAGGAGCTGGCCCAGACGTTTGAGAACCTGGCGCACG ATGTGTTCAGCGATTGCTATAAGAGTGACGAAGCCCTGACCTTCACGCTGCTCGTCAAAAAGTCCAAAGTCTGGGGCGGGGCCACTTGCCTGCAGATGGCCACTGCGGCCGACGCCCGCCTGTTCTTCAGCCACGACGGCGTCCAG GCTCTGCTGTCTCAGATCTGGTGGGGGGACATAAAAAGGACCACGGAGGTGTGGAAATTCATCCTGAGCTTTTTCTTCCCTCCGCTCATCTACAGCAGCCTCCTCTGCTTCAG AGAGCAGGAGAAAGTCACCGACGACCAGAATCCCGACGCCGAGCAGAATCATAGCGTGGACAAGGAGGGGTCCGTGGCAGTGTCCCTCGATCCCATGCGCTC ggacgaGGAGCACGAGGAGACCCATGCATTAAAGTCTGCGGTTAGAG GGTACACCTCCGCCACCAAGAAGCGGCCCTTTCTGCTCCACCGGTGGCGGCAGTTCTGGTTCGCGCCCGTGACCTCGTTCCTCGGCAACGTCCTCATGTACTTCCTGTTCCTCTTCCTGTTTGCCTACGTCCTGCTGATCGACTTCAGCCCCCCGCCTCCCCACGGGCCCTCGGTTGCTGAGCTGGTGCTGTACTTCTGGGTCTTCACCCTGGTCTGCGAGGAGATCCGGCAGGTCCACCATACG aTTTTCCTCGGGGATTCCACCAACCTGTTCCAGGGGCTAAAGAAGTACATCCAGGACATTTGGAACAAGTGTGACCTAACCGCCATTCTCCTTTTCACCCTGGCCGTCATCTGcag gatgTTTCCCGGAACGTATGATTTTGGCCGCTCGGTTTTCTGTATTGACTACATGGTGTTCACCCTGCGCCTTATCCACATCTTCGCCGTTAACAAACAGCTGGGGCCCAAGATTATCATCGTTGGTAAAATG GTGAAGGATGtgttctttttcctcttcttcctggGGGTGTGGCTAATGGCTTATGGAGTGGCCAATCAGGCGCTCATTTATTCCTACGACCCCCGGCCTAACTGGATATTCCGCAGGGTGTTTTACAGGCCGTACCTGCAGATTTATGGCCAGATCGCTGTGCACGAGATCGATG CTGATAAACGGGAGGAGAAGGAGTGCACAGACAACACCACTCTTATCTGGCAGGGGGCGGAGCCATGCCCCAAGACTGACGCCAACTGGCTGGTCGTCATCTTGCTGTCCATCTACCTGCTGGTCACGAACATTCTGCTGGTCAACCTCCTCATCGCCATGTTCAG TTACACCTTCAATAAGGTGCAGGAGCACAGTGACACCTACTGGAAGTTCCAGCGCTACAACCTCATAGCAGAGTACCACTCGCGGCCGTGCCTGGCCCCGCCCTTCATTATTATATCCCACCTCCGTCTGTTCATCAAGAGGCACATACTCAGAGTGTCTTCGAAAAAAATCCGACACTTTG TTCTGGAGATAAGCAGCAAGGAGGAGAGCCGACTGAACACGTGGGAAGCCGTTCTGAAGGAGAACCTGCTGTCCATCCAGAGCAAGAAGAAGCGCGACAGTGACACAGAGAGACTCAAGCGCACCTCCACCAA GGTGGATGGCGTCCTGAAGCAGATGGCCGAGATCCGAGAGCACGACCGCAGGCTGAGATTGCTGGAgtcggag gtggAGTACTGCTCTAGCGCCCTCGCCTGGATAGTGGACTCCCTGTCGCAGAGCAACCTGATCAAGCCAGCGTACCCTCCCCCCACGCGCCGAG AATCGGGACTCTCTGCGTCAACACCTGCAAGCTGA